Below is a genomic region from Bacteroidales bacterium.
TCATTAAAAAATAATCAAATGAATGGTGAACCTCGTTTCCAAAAAATTGTAAAACGTAACGGTGAAATTGTATCTTTTCATCCTGAAAAGATTGAGCATGCCATATTTAAAGCCATGCGGGCCATCAGTATTCCTGACCGGAAAAAAGCCCATAAGTTGGGTCTCCAGGTAGTCCAGCTGCTTGGAGATAGTCATAGTGTTGAAGTACCCACTGTAGAACAGGTACAGGATGTTGTTGAAAAAGTACTCTTTGAGCATGGTAATTTTGAGCTGGTCAAAGCATACTTGCTTTACCGGAAACAAAGAGAGCAATCCCGTAATGCCAAAGAATTGTTTTCCAACATCGAAGTAATGGACGATTACCTTTCAATGAGTGACTGGAGAGTAAAAGAAAGTGCCAATTCAGCTTATTCTCTGCAGGGTTTAAATCAGCATATTTCTACCCTGATTACTTCACAATACTGGTTGAATAAATTGTATCCTGAAAATATTTCAAAAGCCCATAAGCAAGGCTATTTCCATATCCATGACCTGGGTTTCCTGAGCGTATACTGCGTCGGATGGGATCTGAAAGACCTGTTAATGACCGGATTTAAAGGTGTATTAGGAAAAACGGAAAGCAAGCCGGCCAAACATTTCCGAACGGCATTGGGACAGGTTATCAATTTCTTTTATACCATGCAGGGTGAAGCTGCCGGTGCACAGGCGTTTTCAAATTTCGATACGTATCTTGCCCCATATATTCGTTATGACCGGCTGGATTATGAACAGGTAAAACAGTGTTTGCAGGAATTTCTATTCAACATCAATATTCCGACACGGGTGGGTTTCCAAACCCCTTTTACCAATATTACGATGGACCTGGTTGTCCCGGATTTTCTCAAAAACGAACCCATCGCATGGGGTGGGACGTTGAAAGAAGATGTATATGGTGATTTTCAGGCAGAGGTAACTCTTCTAAACAAAGCCTTTGCCGAAGTGATGCTTCAGGGAGATGCCAACGGCAGCCTGTTCTCTTTTCCCATACCTACCTATAATATCACACCGGATTTTGAATGGAGCAATTCCGAGTATGATAAAATATGGGAAATGACTGCAAAATACGGAATTCCTTATTTTTCTAATTTTGTAAATTCGGATATGAAACCTGACGATGTCCGGAGCATGTGTTGTCGGCTTCGTCTGGACAAGAGGGAATTGAACAAAAGAGGGGGAGGATTGTTTGCTTCCAATCCGCTGACCGGTTCTGTGGGAGTGGTCACCATTAACCTGCCCAAGCTCGGATATGAGGCGACTTCTGAAGAAAACTTTTTCCAACGGCTTAAAAATCTCATGATACTGGCCAAAGACAGTCTGGAAATCAAACGTAAAGCAATAGAAGCATACACGGAAAAAGGATTGTATCCTTATTCAAAATTCTACCTGCGCCATGTTTACCAAAGGTTTAACAGTTATTGGAAAAACCATTTTTCTACCATCGGTATCAATGGAATGAATGAGTGTTGTCTGAATTATCTGGGAGTGGACTTAGCCCACACAGACGGAAAGACATTTGCTCAACGGGTCATGTTTTATATGCGGGATGTATTGGCCGAATTTCAGGAAGAAACGGGAAACATATATAACCTGGAAGCCACTCCGGCCGAAAGTACGGCTTACCGCTTTGCACGCATCGATACCATACAACATCCGGATATCATCACAGCCAATCATGAAGCCTGTAAAGACGGGGCAAGCCCTTATTATACCAATTCGACCCACCTCCCGGTAGGATATTCCGACGATATTTATGAAGTACTTTCTTTACAGGACGATTTACAGGTACTCTATACCGGAGGAACAGTCCTGCATTTATTCACTGGCGATGCCAATATGTCCGCGCTGGCAGCCAAGAACCTGATCCGGAAGATAACAGCCAGATTTCGCCTTCCTTATATCACCATCTCCCCTACCTTCAGTATCTGTCCGTCACACGGATACATTGCCGGAGAACATTTCAACTGTCCGGAATGTAGTGAAGCAACTGAAGTATACAGCCGGATCGTTGGATATATGCGACCGGTAAAACAATGGAACAACGGGAAACAACAGGAATATAAAGACAGGAAGTTATTCCGGGTAAAGATTTCAGAGAATAATACCAGAGAGCGTATCAAGGAAAATACGGTAGTTTCAGAAATAAATGTTTGATCCCTGAAAGGCACAGAGATCCCACAGATATTCTTTGTGCCTTTTATTCGTTCACATTTTTACCAATTTTTGATCTCTGTTATATTTTTATCGGATAAATATGAGGATTGGAGGATTTACCAAACAGAGTTTTATTGACTGGGATGGAAAAACCGTTGCCGTCATTTTCACCAAAGGATGTAATTTTCGTTGCGGATATTGCCATAATCCTTCATTGGTGTTACCAAAGCTACTGAATATACAGCCGGATATTCCGGAAAAGACCATATTGAATTACCTGGCAGAAAGGAAAGAATGGTTGGACGGAGTGGTGGTCACCGGCGGAGAACCGACCATACATAAAGACCTGGATAGGTTCCTTCATGTAATAAAAGAAACGGGTATGCCGGTAAAACTGGATACCAACGGTTCTCACCCGGAAGTACTGCAAGAACTGATCGGAAAAAAGCTGGTCGACTATGTAGCCATGGATATTAAAACCATCCTTGAGGCTCCGGAATATATGGCCATTACCGGTAATAAAGATGCATATCTTACAGAGAAAGTCACCCGTTCATTGCATATCTTACGCGATTCGGAAATAGCATATCAATTGCGCACAACCATTTTACCGGAGTTTCATCAGCAGGAAACAATTCTTGCCCTAAAAAACAATTATGCCGCAGACGATCATGTGTTTCAAAAATACAGAGACGGAATGGTGATAGAGCGGGTTTTTGGATAAAATGATACCGAAAATTATCTTCCCTAAAGATAGTGAAAGGTGAAAGCAATTGCAGAAAGCTTGCTTTCGAAAAATTGCCGAACCATATCCTATATTCTTCAAATCATATAAAAACAAACAAGGAAGTATAAATACTTCCTTGTGAAACCAATTCTACAGTAATATATACTGTATATACTGCTTTTTCCTTTATTTTTTCGGATAGCCAACCGGGTTATTCATTAATAACAGATCGGTATCTTTCAATTTCAATGCTTTTTTCAGTGCGGCATGATCCATTGATGCCCGGGGAACAGTAGCCAGACCCAAACCGGCACATGCCATATTGATATTCTGACAAACGAGTCCTACATCCACGGCTGCCATTAATTTGCTGCTTTCCGACATATTCCCGAACGGAGTCATATCGGCAGCCAGCACGATGCTGAGCGGAGCCTTTTTGACAAAATCCTGTCCTCCGGCCACTGCCCCGCGATGATCGCCGGCAGTCAGAAGGTTCAGTACATGAGCTTTTTCATCATATAAATAGGCACCTTCAGGAAGTATTACATATACTTTTACTTCCCGGAAATCCCGGCATGAAGGAGCAGTTCGCTTGCCATCCGTACGATTGATCCCATTGGCCGCCCAAAGCAGGTCGGAAAGATCCTGCGCCTTTAATTTCTCGGTAGCATATTCCCGCTCGGAATGCCGCTCGTTAAAAACTTTCATGATCGCCGTACCCCGGTTTTTATCCGGAGTATTCAGTTTAATTGTCTGATCCTGTGCCTGCACATGACAGGTGAAGATCAAAGTCATAAGAAGTAATGATATCTTTGTCATGGAATAATGATTTATGTTTGTACAAAGCTAATAAAATTGAAATAAAATACCATATTTTATTCACTTCCCTTCTATTTTTTTCAATATTTTAAGAAATTCTATTTTTATCCGGAAAATAGGCACAGGTGAGATAAAATATTGAATTATATTTGTAAAATAAAGGATGCGCCTCGGACATTTGTAAACAAGCTTACAATGCCTCTCGGCTTTCATTATATTTGTCTGGAATAAGCATAAAATTCCCATCACCATGAATAAACTTCTGTACCTGTTACCTTGTATCCCGGCATTTTCTTATGCATCAGAAAAACCAAATATTATCGTCTTTATCGCTGACGATGCCGGAATGGATTTCGGATGCTACGGAAACAAGAACATACATACGCCGCATATCGACCAGCTGGCCGCTTCCGGATTAAAATTCGAAAAGGCATTCCTGACTTCTCCCCAAAGCAGCCCGTCACGTACAAGCATGATGACGGGAATGTTTGCCCACACGATAGGTACTGAAGACCTGCATACCCCGATTGACGAAAATACCCGTATGATACCTTCATACCTGAAAGAGGCCGGCTACCGGACAGGAGTAATGATGAAAACACATTGGGGCAATAACGGAGACCGCCAATTCGATTGGGTAGATCCGGGAAAAGGATGGTACAAAGAGGAACCCATCAGCAATAATAACCCGGTATTATCGCGTTATAAAGCATTCCTCGACCAGGATAAAAAACAACCTTTTTTCCTTTGGGTAGGAT
It encodes:
- a CDS encoding SagB/ThcOx family dehydrogenase — protein: MTKISLLLMTLIFTCHVQAQDQTIKLNTPDKNRGTAIMKVFNERHSEREYATEKLKAQDLSDLLWAANGINRTDGKRTAPSCRDFREVKVYVILPEGAYLYDEKAHVLNLLTAGDHRGAVAGGQDFVKKAPLSIVLAADMTPFGNMSESSKLMAAVDVGLVCQNINMACAGLGLATVPRASMDHAALKKALKLKDTDLLLMNNPVGYPKK
- a CDS encoding ribonucleoside triphosphate reductase — encoded protein: MNGEPRFQKIVKRNGEIVSFHPEKIEHAIFKAMRAISIPDRKKAHKLGLQVVQLLGDSHSVEVPTVEQVQDVVEKVLFEHGNFELVKAYLLYRKQREQSRNAKELFSNIEVMDDYLSMSDWRVKESANSAYSLQGLNQHISTLITSQYWLNKLYPENISKAHKQGYFHIHDLGFLSVYCVGWDLKDLLMTGFKGVLGKTESKPAKHFRTALGQVINFFYTMQGEAAGAQAFSNFDTYLAPYIRYDRLDYEQVKQCLQEFLFNINIPTRVGFQTPFTNITMDLVVPDFLKNEPIAWGGTLKEDVYGDFQAEVTLLNKAFAEVMLQGDANGSLFSFPIPTYNITPDFEWSNSEYDKIWEMTAKYGIPYFSNFVNSDMKPDDVRSMCCRLRLDKRELNKRGGGLFASNPLTGSVGVVTINLPKLGYEATSEENFFQRLKNLMILAKDSLEIKRKAIEAYTEKGLYPYSKFYLRHVYQRFNSYWKNHFSTIGINGMNECCLNYLGVDLAHTDGKTFAQRVMFYMRDVLAEFQEETGNIYNLEATPAESTAYRFARIDTIQHPDIITANHEACKDGASPYYTNSTHLPVGYSDDIYEVLSLQDDLQVLYTGGTVLHLFTGDANMSALAAKNLIRKITARFRLPYITISPTFSICPSHGYIAGEHFNCPECSEATEVYSRIVGYMRPVKQWNNGKQQEYKDRKLFRVKISENNTRERIKENTVVSEINV
- a CDS encoding anaerobic ribonucleoside-triphosphate reductase activating protein, which gives rise to MRIGGFTKQSFIDWDGKTVAVIFTKGCNFRCGYCHNPSLVLPKLLNIQPDIPEKTILNYLAERKEWLDGVVVTGGEPTIHKDLDRFLHVIKETGMPVKLDTNGSHPEVLQELIGKKLVDYVAMDIKTILEAPEYMAITGNKDAYLTEKVTRSLHILRDSEIAYQLRTTILPEFHQQETILALKNNYAADDHVFQKYRDGMVIERVFG